Sequence from the Pirellulales bacterium genome:
GTTTCCCTCTCCGCTTGATACGCGCATTCACGTTGATTGAGCTGCTCGTAGTGATAGCAATTATCGGTCTGCTAATTGCATTCTTACTGCCAGCCATTCAAAGTTCGCGAGAGGCGGCGCGCCGGACGGCGTGTGCGAACAATCTCAAGCAAATTGGCATGGCCATTCTGCATTATCAGTTAGCTCAAGGCGTGTTTCCTTCCAGCAATACCGACAACCTGTTCACTTGGGATACCAGCGGTGCGCTTCGCAATCACAGTTGGGCAAGCGTGATTATGCCCTACGCCGAATTGACAGGGCTTAACCGCACAATCGACTATTCTGTTTCCGCGATGTTGCCGGCGAATCAATTGGCCGCGGCGACCGTAGTACCCATGTATCGCTGTCCTTCCTACATTGGACCGGATTTTACAACTGATTCGCATTACCCGCCGGGACAGTATGCGATTGGCAACTATGTTTCGCTCGCTGCATCCGACGTAGATCACTTGTATGCAGCGGAATTGAGGCCCGAAGGCGTTATCTTTCCCACATCCAGAATTCGGCCATCTGATGTAGCCGACGGCCTATCGAATACCGTCCTGATCGTGGAAAGCCGCGAGGAAAAGATGCGCGTTTGGATCGATGGGCGCACGGCCGCTAATACCGCCCTGCGATATGATTCGGCCGACGCCGATTCCACCCTGCCGCACGGCATTTCATTAAACTATACGCCATATTATAACGATGGCGATATTGTCTCCGCGTACGGGCCGTCCAGCATGCATCCCGGCGGAGCACTGCACCTGTATGGAGATGGTTCGGTGCATTTTCTGTTAGATCAAATGTCGGCAGCCTTGTATGTAGCCTTGTGCACACGTGCAGGGGGAGAAACCATCGATCATGTTCCGTAGATTGCTGTACCGCCTGCCATTTCTCGCTTTGTGCTTGTGTCTGGCGGGTTGCGGCAGCGATCCCACGAGCCAACTGCTGGCCCAACTCAGAAGCCCGGAAGCTGAGGCTCGCCAGGCAGCGGTTCGCGGCTTAGATCAGCAAACCAATTGGGACAGCCGTGTAATCACTGCGCTGACCGATTTGGTTGCCGACAACGATGCCGAAGTTCAGCGATTATCGATGAATGCGTTGGGCAAGTGCGGACCAAGTGCCGAATCAAGCGTGCCGGCATTAACCAAGGCACTGACCAACCCGGAGCATTCCACACGTCTGGCTGCCGCACTGGCGATCCAAAAAATCGATCCTAAAAATCCCAACTTCGCGCCAGTTCTCGTGGAGGCGATGCGCACCGGCGATGGCAGGATTTTCCTGGACGTGGGCGCCATGGCGCAAAGCGGCGCCTGGGCCGTTCCCACGCTCCTGGAGCTCCTGGGCCATAAAACGCCTCAAGTGCGCGCATTAGCCGCGCAAACGCTTGGCCAAATCGGCCCGGCCGCCCATGATGCAAGCAAGCCGCTGAAGGCCGCGATGCGCGATTCCAATCCTGCGGTGCAAAGAGCAGCCCAAATTGCCCTCACACAAATTCAACCGCCGCCGATCAAGCCCGCAAAGTAATTGAAACCGTATAGTAATTGAACCGTGCTTTCGCCATTTAGCAGCCCGGTAATTTCATCCCGGCGGCCAAGGGCATTCATGTCCGCTCAAGTCCGGTGTTGAACCGCTATCGCGCCGCTAATCATGCGTAGCGAAGCATCACGTAGGCCAACACGGCCACGGCCAACAGCACCGCCACTCCCAGCAACCGGCTGAACGGAAGCACGTAGCGGTCAATGTCGATGCGCTTGTCTAGGGCGTCGGTAAATTTCCGGGTGTCGACCCACCGGGCACTGCGCGTGGCCACCTTGGCGAAAAATGCGGGGCTGATCACGGCGATCAGGCCCAGCATTCCGATGATGCCGATGGTCGTCCAAAGTACGGCCTGCTTCGAAATCACGGCTACAAGTGCACACAGCATGATGCTGGCTCCTAGGAATCGCTGCACCCAAACAGAGTTTAATGAAAGCTTAGCTTATCCCCTCCCATCGTCAAATTGATAAATGAACAAGGTAAAAACGCATTTTTCTGTCTCCACACGCAATGTATTTAGCCCACGCCTCCTAAATCAAGCGCCGCTCCATAGCGAGAAAGCACCAATTGACGCAGCCGGGCGTGCTCGGTTTGCGAAAGTTCCGGGTCGGCGGCAATTACCTGGCGAGCATCTTCGCGCGCCTCAGCCGCAACGACCGAATCGCGCACCAAGTCGGCCATGCGAAACGGGGACAGGCCGTGTTGTCGGGTGCCAACCAAATCGCCCGCCCCGCGCTGT
This genomic interval carries:
- a CDS encoding DUF1559 domain-containing protein, coding for MCLYRPLDCAPKNPGCPCNDPVAWRTGPDLVRSFPLRLIRAFTLIELLVVIAIIGLLIAFLLPAIQSSREAARRTACANNLKQIGMAILHYQLAQGVFPSSNTDNLFTWDTSGALRNHSWASVIMPYAELTGLNRTIDYSVSAMLPANQLAAATVVPMYRCPSYIGPDFTTDSHYPPGQYAIGNYVSLAASDVDHLYAAELRPEGVIFPTSRIRPSDVADGLSNTVLIVESREEKMRVWIDGRTAANTALRYDSADADSTLPHGISLNYTPYYNDGDIVSAYGPSSMHPGGALHLYGDGSVHFLLDQMSAALYVALCTRAGGETIDHVP
- a CDS encoding HEAT repeat domain-containing protein; translation: MFRRLLYRLPFLALCLCLAGCGSDPTSQLLAQLRSPEAEARQAAVRGLDQQTNWDSRVITALTDLVADNDAEVQRLSMNALGKCGPSAESSVPALTKALTNPEHSTRLAAALAIQKIDPKNPNFAPVLVEAMRTGDGRIFLDVGAMAQSGAWAVPTLLELLGHKTPQVRALAAQTLGQIGPAAHDASKPLKAAMRDSNPAVQRAAQIALTQIQPPPIKPAK